One stretch of Xanthomonas sp. DAR 35659 DNA includes these proteins:
- the argH gene encoding argininosuccinate lyase, whose amino-acid sequence MTNLLWQKPGVAVDTQIQAFLAGDDVLLDREFFLHDIAASGAHAEGLQRIGILSADELAGLQRELAVLAEDFRSGAFVLDARFEDGHSAIEARLTERLGDAGRKIHTGRSRNDQILVATRLWLKDRLARLAQLGAEIAKVALDRAQAERDLPVPGYTHIQRAVVSSAGMWWAGWAEAFIDDAIRARDTLRLVDCNPLGTAAGYGVNLPLDRAHTTAALGFARLQVSPIYAQLSRGKFEMAALEALGSATLDLRRLAWDLSLFTSGEFGFVALPAQYTTGSSIMPNKRNPDVIELMRATHASVAAARTEIEQLLSLPSGYHRDLQSSKGAIFHGFGRGLAALELLPALLANLEWREDKLRAAIDSGMYATDVAVEAAVAGVPFREAYQAAAASADSAGQGRTPEGSLAARVSPGAAADLQLQALRARWDTLG is encoded by the coding sequence ATGACCAATCTGCTTTGGCAAAAACCCGGCGTCGCCGTCGACACGCAGATCCAGGCCTTCCTGGCCGGCGACGACGTGCTGCTGGACCGCGAGTTCTTCCTGCACGACATCGCCGCCAGCGGCGCGCACGCCGAAGGCCTGCAGCGCATCGGCATTCTCTCGGCCGACGAACTGGCCGGGCTGCAGCGCGAACTGGCGGTGCTGGCCGAGGATTTCCGCAGCGGCGCGTTCGTGCTGGATGCGCGCTTCGAGGACGGCCACTCGGCGATCGAGGCGCGGCTGACCGAGCGCCTGGGCGATGCCGGACGCAAGATCCACACCGGGCGCAGCCGCAACGACCAGATCCTGGTCGCCACCCGGCTGTGGCTGAAGGACAGGCTGGCGCGGCTGGCGCAGCTCGGCGCGGAAATCGCCAAGGTGGCGCTGGATCGCGCGCAGGCCGAGCGCGACCTGCCGGTGCCCGGCTACACCCACATCCAGCGCGCCGTGGTGTCCTCGGCCGGCATGTGGTGGGCGGGCTGGGCCGAGGCCTTCATCGACGACGCGATCCGCGCGCGCGACACCCTGCGCCTGGTCGACTGCAATCCGCTCGGCACCGCCGCCGGCTACGGCGTCAACCTGCCGCTGGACCGCGCCCACACCACCGCCGCGCTGGGCTTCGCGCGGCTGCAGGTCAGCCCGATCTACGCGCAGCTCTCGCGCGGCAAGTTCGAGATGGCCGCGCTGGAAGCGCTGGGCAGCGCCACCCTGGATCTGCGCCGCCTTGCCTGGGATCTGTCGCTGTTCACTAGCGGCGAATTCGGGTTCGTCGCGCTGCCGGCGCAGTACACCACCGGCAGCTCGATCATGCCCAACAAGCGCAACCCCGACGTGATCGAGCTGATGCGCGCCACCCACGCCAGCGTGGCCGCCGCGCGCACCGAGATCGAACAGTTGCTGTCGCTGCCGTCGGGCTATCACCGTGACCTGCAGAGCAGCAAGGGCGCGATCTTCCACGGCTTCGGCCGCGGCCTGGCCGCGCTGGAGCTGCTGCCGGCGCTGCTGGCCAACCTGGAGTGGCGCGAGGACAAGCTGCGCGCGGCGATCGACTCGGGCATGTACGCCACCGACGTGGCGGTGGAAGCCGCGGTGGCCGGCGTGCCGTTCCGCGAGGCCTACCAGGCCGCCGCCGCATCCGCCGACAGCGCGGGGCAGGGGCGCACGCCGGAAGGCAGCCTGGCGGCGCGGGTGTCGCCCGGTGCAGCCGCCGATCTGCAGTTGCAGGCGCTGCGCGCGCGCTGGGACACGCTGGGATGA
- the argC gene encoding N-acetyl-gamma-glutamyl-phosphate reductase gives MSTPIYSIGIVGARGHTGAELIRLIAAHPQLRLAFLSSRELDGQRVDAHHDAYQGELRYENLDPEAVAAKRADVVVLALPNGKAAPYVAALDAAVGAGAPDSIVVDLSADYRFDPAWYYGLPELTRARYAGQRRISNPGCYATAMQLAIAPLREQLAGPPQCFGVSGYSGAGTTPSDKNNPALLHDNLMPYALTDHMHEREVSAQLGVPVEFMPHVAPHFRGITMTVNLWLQQPLKLEAVQQLYRARYAGEPLIEVIDEAPWVSRIAGRHGVQLGGFTLAPGNKRLVLVATLDNLLKGAATQAMQNLNLALGVDELTSIPPIHTPE, from the coding sequence ATGAGCACTCCCATCTATTCCATCGGCATCGTCGGCGCCCGCGGCCACACCGGCGCGGAACTGATCCGCCTGATCGCCGCGCATCCGCAATTGCGCCTGGCCTTCCTGTCCTCGCGCGAGCTGGACGGGCAGCGCGTCGATGCGCACCACGACGCCTACCAGGGCGAGCTGCGCTACGAGAACCTCGATCCCGAGGCGGTGGCGGCCAAGCGCGCCGACGTGGTGGTGCTGGCGCTGCCCAACGGCAAGGCCGCGCCCTACGTGGCGGCGCTGGACGCGGCGGTCGGCGCTGGTGCGCCGGATTCGATCGTGGTCGATCTGTCCGCGGACTACCGCTTCGACCCGGCCTGGTATTACGGCCTGCCGGAACTGACCCGCGCGCGCTATGCCGGCCAGCGCCGCATCAGCAACCCGGGCTGCTACGCCACCGCGATGCAGCTGGCGATCGCGCCGCTGCGCGAGCAGCTCGCCGGCCCGCCGCAGTGTTTCGGCGTGTCGGGCTATTCCGGCGCGGGCACCACGCCGTCGGACAAAAACAATCCGGCGCTGTTGCACGACAACCTGATGCCGTACGCGCTGACCGACCACATGCACGAGCGCGAGGTGTCCGCGCAGCTCGGCGTGCCGGTGGAGTTCATGCCGCACGTGGCACCGCATTTCCGCGGCATCACCATGACCGTGAACCTGTGGCTGCAGCAGCCGCTGAAGCTGGAGGCGGTGCAGCAGCTGTATCGCGCCCGGTATGCCGGCGAGCCGCTGATCGAGGTGATCGACGAGGCGCCGTGGGTCAGCCGTATCGCCGGCCGCCACGGCGTGCAGCTCGGCGGCTTCACCCTGGCCCCGGGCAACAAGCGCCTGGTGCTGGTGGCGACGCTGGACAACCTGCTCAAGGGCGCGGCGACGCAGGCGATGCAGAACCTCAACCTGGCGCTGGGCGTGGACGAGTTGACGTCGATCCCGCCGATACACACGCCGGAGTAG
- a CDS encoding GNAT family N-acetyltransferase, translating into MSSIDPALPESWRRVPTLRGRHVGLEPLQAAHAEGLRAALHGSGLDRLWYTNVPAPERVDAYVAAALEVQALGRVLPFVVRDAQGEIVGSTRFYGLDPQVPTLSIGYTWYAPRVQRTGLNTEAKLLLLGHAFDTLGCLSVVFETSWFNHASRSAIARLGAKQDGVLRNHKRHADGTPRDTVVFSIIDTEWAGVKRHLQFRLDSHA; encoded by the coding sequence ATGTCCAGCATCGATCCCGCACTTCCCGAATCCTGGCGCCGCGTGCCGACGCTGCGCGGCCGCCACGTCGGCCTGGAGCCATTGCAGGCGGCGCACGCCGAGGGCCTGCGCGCCGCGCTGCACGGCAGCGGCCTGGACAGGCTGTGGTACACCAACGTGCCGGCGCCGGAGCGGGTGGACGCCTATGTCGCCGCCGCGCTGGAGGTGCAGGCGCTGGGCCGGGTGCTGCCGTTCGTGGTGCGCGATGCGCAGGGCGAGATCGTCGGCAGCACGCGTTTCTACGGCCTGGATCCGCAGGTGCCGACGCTGTCGATCGGCTACACCTGGTATGCGCCGCGGGTGCAGCGCACGGGCCTGAACACCGAGGCCAAGCTGCTGCTGCTTGGGCATGCCTTCGACACGCTCGGTTGTCTCAGTGTGGTGTTCGAGACCAGTTGGTTCAACCACGCCTCGCGCAGCGCGATCGCGCGGTTGGGGGCCAAGCAGGACGGCGTGCTGCGCAACCACAAGCGCCACGCCGACGGCACCCCGCGCGACACCGTCGTCTTTTCCATCATCGATACGGAATGGGCCGGGGTGAAACGCCACCTGCAGTTCCGCCTGGATTCGCACGCATGA
- a CDS encoding acetylglutamate kinase: protein MHANRQTRQTIVRLLSSMASAKEISQYLKRFSQLDAKRFAVVKVGGAVLRDDLEALTSSLSFLQEVGLTPIVLHGAGPQLDAELSAAGIDKQTVNGLRVTSPEALAIVRRVFQASNLKLVEALQQNGARATSITGGVFEAQYLDRDTYGLVGEVTAVNLAPIEASLQAGSIPVITSLGETPSGQILNINADFAANELVQELQPYKIIFLTGTGGLLDEQGRVIDSINLSTEYDHLIAQPWIHGGMKVKIEQIKDLLDRLPLESSVSITRPADLAKELFTHKGSGTLVRRGEKVLRATAWSELDLPRLKTLIESSFGRTLVPDYFDTTKLLRAYVSENYRTAVILTDEGGYTYLDKFAVLDDAQGEGLGRAVWNVMREETPQLFWRSRHNNQVNIFYYAESDGCFKQEKWKVFWYGLDSFEQIQHCVAHCATRTPTLQG from the coding sequence ATGCACGCCAACCGCCAAACCCGCCAGACCATTGTGCGCCTGCTTTCGAGCATGGCCAGCGCGAAGGAGATCAGCCAGTACCTCAAGCGCTTCTCGCAACTGGATGCCAAGCGCTTCGCCGTGGTCAAGGTCGGCGGCGCGGTGCTGCGCGACGACCTGGAGGCGCTGACCTCGTCGCTGTCGTTCCTGCAGGAAGTGGGCCTGACCCCGATCGTGCTGCACGGCGCCGGCCCGCAGCTGGACGCGGAGCTGTCCGCCGCCGGCATCGACAAGCAGACCGTCAATGGCCTGCGGGTGACCTCGCCGGAAGCGCTGGCGATCGTGCGCCGGGTGTTCCAGGCCTCCAACCTCAAGCTGGTCGAGGCGCTGCAGCAGAATGGCGCGCGCGCCACCTCGATCACCGGCGGCGTGTTCGAGGCGCAGTACCTGGACCGCGACACCTACGGGCTGGTCGGCGAGGTCACCGCGGTGAACCTGGCGCCGATCGAGGCCAGCCTGCAGGCCGGCTCGATCCCGGTCATCACCAGCCTGGGCGAAACCCCCAGCGGGCAGATCCTCAACATCAACGCTGATTTCGCCGCCAACGAACTGGTGCAGGAACTGCAGCCGTACAAGATCATCTTCCTCACCGGCACCGGCGGCCTGCTCGACGAACAGGGCCGGGTGATCGATTCGATCAACCTGTCCACCGAGTACGACCACCTGATCGCGCAGCCCTGGATCCATGGCGGCATGAAGGTGAAGATCGAGCAGATCAAGGATCTGCTGGACCGGCTGCCGCTGGAGTCGTCGGTGTCGATCACGCGTCCGGCCGACCTGGCCAAGGAACTGTTCACCCATAAGGGCTCGGGCACCCTGGTGCGGCGCGGCGAGAAGGTGCTGCGCGCCACGGCGTGGAGCGAGCTGGACCTGCCGCGGCTGAAGACCTTGATCGAATCCAGCTTCGGCCGCACCCTGGTGCCGGACTATTTCGACACCACCAAGCTGCTGCGCGCCTACGTCAGCGAGAACTACCGCACCGCGGTGATCCTCACCGACGAGGGCGGCTATACCTACCTGGACAAGTTCGCGGTGCTCGACGACGCGCAGGGCGAGGGCCTGGGCCGTGCGGTGTGGAACGTGATGCGCGAGGAGACGCCGCAGCTGTTCTGGCGCTCGCGCCACAACAACCAGGTCAACATCTTCTACTACGCCGAGTCCGACGGCTGCTTCAAACAGGAGAAGTGGAAGGTGTTCTGGTACGGACTGGACAGCTTCGAGCAGATCCAGCACTGCGTGGCGCATTGCGCCACGCGCACGCCGACCCTGCAGGGCTGA
- a CDS encoding acetylornithine deacetylase, translating into MTDLLTSTLDHLQALVSFDTRNPPRAIGTDGIFDYLRAQLPGFAVEVIDHGAGAVSLYAVRGTPKYLFNVHLDTVPDSPHWSADPHVMRRLDDRVVGLGVCDIKGAAAALVAAANAGDGDAAFLFSSDEEANDPRCIAAFLARGIAYEAVLVAEPTMSEAVLAHRGISSVLMRFAGRAGHASGKQDAAASALHQAMRWGGRALDHVESLAHARFGGLTGLRFNIGRVEGGIKANMIAPAAELRFGFRPLPSMDVDALLATFAGFAEPAAAHFEETFRGPSLPSGAASDWNGARAEDKRLAARDVADALELPIGNAVDFWTEASLFSAGGYTALVYGPGDIAQAHTADEFVTLEQLQRYADAVHRIINGAR; encoded by the coding sequence ATGACCGATCTGCTCACCTCCACGCTCGATCACCTGCAGGCGCTGGTGTCCTTCGACACCCGCAATCCGCCGCGCGCGATCGGCACTGATGGCATCTTCGACTACCTCCGCGCGCAGCTGCCCGGCTTCGCGGTGGAGGTGATCGACCACGGCGCCGGCGCGGTCAGCCTGTATGCGGTGCGCGGCACGCCGAAGTACCTGTTCAATGTGCACTTGGACACGGTGCCGGATTCGCCGCACTGGAGCGCCGACCCGCACGTCATGCGGCGCCTGGACGATCGCGTGGTCGGCCTGGGCGTGTGCGACATCAAGGGCGCGGCTGCGGCGCTGGTCGCGGCAGCCAATGCCGGCGACGGCGATGCAGCGTTCCTGTTCTCCAGCGACGAGGAGGCCAACGACCCGCGCTGCATCGCCGCGTTCCTGGCCCGCGGCATCGCCTACGAGGCGGTGCTGGTGGCCGAGCCGACCATGAGCGAGGCGGTGCTGGCGCACCGCGGCATCAGCTCGGTGTTGATGCGCTTCGCCGGCCGCGCCGGGCATGCCTCGGGCAAGCAGGACGCCGCGGCCAGCGCGCTGCATCAGGCGATGCGCTGGGGCGGCCGTGCGCTGGACCATGTGGAGTCGCTGGCGCATGCGCGCTTCGGCGGGCTGACCGGGCTGCGCTTCAACATCGGCCGGGTCGAGGGCGGGATCAAGGCCAACATGATCGCGCCGGCGGCGGAGCTGCGCTTCGGCTTCCGGCCGCTGCCGTCGATGGACGTGGACGCCTTGCTGGCGACCTTCGCCGGCTTCGCCGAGCCGGCCGCGGCGCATTTCGAGGAGACATTCCGCGGGCCGAGCCTGCCGTCGGGCGCGGCTTCTGACTGGAATGGCGCCCGCGCCGAGGACAAGCGCCTGGCCGCGCGCGACGTCGCCGATGCGCTGGAGCTGCCGATCGGCAACGCGGTGGACTTCTGGACCGAGGCCTCGCTGTTCTCCGCCGGCGGCTACACCGCGCTGGTCTACGGCCCGGGCGACATCGCCCAGGCGCACACCGCCGACGAGTTCGTGACGCTGGAGCAACTGCAGCGCTACGCCGACGCGGTGCACCGCATCATCAACGGCGCGCGCTGA
- a CDS encoding GNAT family N-acetyltransferase, translating into MHALRISTDKQELDLPLIHRFLSEQAYWCLGIPLDTVQRAIAGSLCFGGYVEGAGQVAFARAITDGATFAYLADVFVLDAYRGRGYGKQLVAAIMAHPQLQGLRRFMLATSDAHALYAQYGFAAPARPQSLMEIAHPDLYRTRPTAA; encoded by the coding sequence ATGCACGCACTACGCATCAGCACCGACAAGCAGGAACTGGATCTGCCGCTGATCCATCGCTTCCTCAGCGAGCAGGCCTATTGGTGCCTGGGCATCCCGCTGGATACGGTGCAGCGGGCGATCGCCGGTTCGCTGTGCTTCGGCGGCTATGTCGAGGGTGCAGGGCAGGTGGCGTTCGCCCGAGCGATCACCGACGGGGCGACGTTTGCCTATCTGGCCGACGTGTTCGTGCTCGACGCCTACCGCGGCCGCGGCTACGGCAAGCAACTGGTCGCCGCGATCATGGCGCATCCGCAGCTGCAGGGCCTGCGCCGCTTCATGCTCGCCACCTCCGATGCGCATGCGCTATACGCCCAATACGGCTTCGCCGCGCCGGCGCGGCCGCAGTCGTTGATGGAAATCGCCCACCCCGACCTCTATCGCACCCGCCCCACGGCGGCCTGA
- a CDS encoding argininosuccinate synthase produces the protein MSTASSIPDSPIPTPGFKDIVLAFSGGLDTSFCIPYLQAKGYAVHTVFADTGGVDAEERDFIEKRAAELGAASHVTVDGGPAIWAGFVKPFVWAGEGYQGQYPLLVSDRYLIVDAALKRAEELGTKVIAHGCTGMGNDQVRFDLAVKALGDYEIVAPIREIQKEHTQTRAYEQKYLEERGFGVRAKQQAYTINENLLGLTMSGGEIDRWEAPGEGARGWCAPRSAWPTEPLTVKLKFVHGEAVELDGKALPGEQILAKLNKLFAPYGVGRGVYTGDTVIGLKGRIVFEAPGLVALLAAHRALEDAVLTKQQNRFKPDVARKWVELVYEGFYHDPLKTDLEAFLKSSQAMVNGEVTLETRGGRVDAVAVKSPHLLNAKGATYAQSADWGVAEAEGFIKLFGMSSTLYAQVNR, from the coding sequence ATGAGCACCGCTTCTTCCATTCCCGATTCCCCAATCCCCACTCCCGGCTTCAAGGACATCGTCCTCGCCTTCTCCGGCGGCCTGGACACCAGCTTCTGCATTCCCTACCTGCAGGCCAAGGGCTATGCGGTGCACACCGTGTTCGCCGACACCGGCGGCGTGGACGCCGAGGAGCGCGACTTCATCGAGAAGCGCGCCGCGGAACTGGGTGCGGCCAGCCACGTCACGGTCGATGGCGGCCCGGCGATCTGGGCCGGCTTCGTCAAGCCGTTCGTGTGGGCCGGCGAGGGCTATCAGGGCCAGTATCCGCTGCTGGTGTCGGACCGCTACCTGATCGTCGATGCAGCGCTCAAGCGCGCCGAGGAACTGGGCACCAAGGTCATCGCCCACGGCTGCACCGGCATGGGCAACGACCAGGTGCGCTTCGACCTGGCGGTCAAGGCGCTGGGCGACTACGAGATCGTCGCGCCGATCCGCGAGATCCAGAAGGAACACACCCAGACCCGCGCCTACGAGCAGAAGTACCTGGAGGAGCGCGGCTTCGGCGTGCGCGCCAAGCAGCAGGCCTACACCATCAACGAGAACCTGCTGGGCCTGACCATGTCCGGCGGCGAGATCGACCGCTGGGAAGCGCCGGGCGAGGGCGCCCGCGGCTGGTGCGCGCCGCGCAGCGCGTGGCCGACCGAGCCGCTGACGGTGAAGCTGAAGTTCGTGCACGGCGAGGCGGTCGAACTCGACGGCAAGGCGCTGCCGGGCGAACAGATCCTGGCCAAGCTCAACAAGCTGTTCGCGCCCTACGGCGTGGGCCGCGGCGTGTACACCGGCGACACCGTGATCGGCCTGAAGGGCCGCATCGTGTTCGAGGCGCCGGGCCTGGTGGCGCTGCTGGCCGCGCACCGCGCGCTGGAGGACGCGGTGCTGACCAAGCAGCAGAACCGCTTCAAGCCGGACGTGGCGCGCAAGTGGGTGGAGCTGGTCTACGAGGGCTTCTACCACGACCCGCTGAAGACCGACCTGGAGGCCTTCCTGAAGTCGTCGCAGGCGATGGTCAACGGCGAAGTGACGCTGGAGACCCGCGGCGGCCGCGTCGACGCGGTGGCGGTGAAGTCGCCGCACCTGCTCAACGCCAAGGGCGCCACCTACGCGCAGTCGGCGGACTGGGGCGTGGCCGAGGCCGAGGGCTTCATCAAGCTGTTCGGGATGAGCTCGACGCTGTACGCCCAGGTCAATCGCTGA
- a CDS encoding N-acetylornithine carbamoyltransferase, with product MSLKHFLNTQDWSRAELDALLTQAALFKRNKLGSELKGKSIALVFFNPSMRTRTSFELGAFQLGGHAVVLQPGKDAWPIEFDLGTVMDGDTEEHIAEVARVLGRYVDLIGVRAFPKFVDWAKDREDLVLKSFARYSPVPVINMETITHPCQELAHALALQEHFGTQDLRGKKYVLTWTYHPKPLNTAVANSALTIATRLGMDVTLLCPTPDYVLDERYMGWAAQNVEESGGSLTVSHDIDSAYAGADVVYAKSWGALPFFGNWGPEKPIRDQYQHFIVDERKMALTNNGVFSHCLPLRRNVKATDAVMDSPNCIAIDEAENRLHVQKAIMAALASQAGIGNRE from the coding sequence ATGTCTCTGAAGCACTTCTTGAACACCCAGGACTGGAGCCGGGCCGAGCTGGACGCGCTGCTGACCCAGGCCGCGCTGTTCAAGCGCAACAAACTAGGCAGCGAGCTGAAGGGCAAGTCGATCGCGCTGGTGTTCTTCAACCCGTCGATGCGGACCCGCACCAGCTTCGAGCTGGGCGCGTTCCAGTTGGGCGGGCATGCGGTGGTGCTGCAGCCGGGCAAGGACGCCTGGCCGATCGAGTTCGACCTGGGCACGGTGATGGACGGCGACACCGAGGAGCACATCGCCGAGGTGGCGCGGGTACTGGGCCGCTACGTGGACCTGATCGGCGTGCGCGCGTTCCCGAAGTTCGTCGACTGGGCCAAGGACCGCGAGGACCTGGTGTTGAAGAGCTTCGCCAGGTATTCGCCGGTGCCGGTGATCAACATGGAGACCATCACCCATCCCTGCCAGGAGTTGGCGCATGCGCTGGCGCTGCAGGAGCACTTCGGCACCCAGGACCTGCGCGGCAAGAAGTACGTGCTGACCTGGACCTACCATCCCAAGCCGCTGAATACCGCGGTGGCCAATTCCGCGCTGACCATCGCCACCCGCCTGGGCATGGACGTGACCCTGCTGTGCCCGACCCCGGACTACGTGCTCGACGAGCGCTATATGGGCTGGGCCGCGCAGAACGTGGAAGAGAGCGGTGGTTCGCTGACCGTCAGCCACGACATCGACAGCGCCTACGCCGGCGCCGACGTGGTCTACGCCAAGAGTTGGGGCGCGCTGCCGTTCTTCGGCAACTGGGGCCCGGAGAAGCCGATCCGCGACCAGTACCAGCACTTCATCGTCGACGAACGCAAGATGGCGCTGACCAACAACGGCGTGTTCTCGCACTGCCTGCCGCTGCGCCGCAACGTCAAGGCCACCGACGCGGTGATGGATTCGCCCAATTGCATCGCCATCGACGAGGCCGAGAACCGACTGCATGTGCAGAAGGCCATCATGGCGGCGCTTGCGTCGCAAGCGGGAATCGGGAATCGGGAATAG
- the cysS gene encoding cysteine--tRNA ligase produces MTLRLHNNLTRRVDAFEPLDPVAGPTLYVCGPTVYNYAHIGNARGPVVFDVLAALLRRRYGALRYARNITDVDDKINAAAQAQGVPIAAITDRFAAIYRQDMAALGVQPPDLEPEATAHIPQIVAMIERLIGSGHAYAAEGHVLFAVGSFPGYGKLSRRDPEEMLAGARVEVAPYKRDPGDFVLWKPSSDDLPGWQSPWGRGRPGWHIECSAMAAAHLGETIDIHAGGVDLQFPHHENEIAQSECAHGGATFARFWLHNGMLNFSGAKMSKSLGNIETVHDLIAKHPPEALRYALLSAHYRQPLDWSEALIEQCKNTLDRLYGTLRALDAIEATAAIPQAIETALDDDLNTPQALAEVARIATVARQLLAPAGGPDAARDAQLQAQLQQAKSDLLGAGLALGLLQQTPEAWFNRGVGDGDDARIQALIDARSAAKKNRDFAQADAIRQELADEGIVLEDTPQGVRWKRG; encoded by the coding sequence ATGACCCTGCGCCTGCACAACAACCTGACCCGCCGGGTCGACGCCTTCGAACCGCTGGACCCGGTCGCCGGTCCCACCCTCTACGTCTGCGGCCCCACCGTCTACAACTACGCGCACATAGGCAACGCGCGCGGCCCGGTAGTGTTCGACGTGCTGGCCGCGCTGCTGCGGCGGCGCTACGGCGCGCTGCGCTACGCCCGCAACATCACCGACGTGGACGACAAGATCAACGCCGCCGCGCAGGCCCAGGGGGTGCCGATCGCCGCCATCACCGACCGCTTCGCCGCCATCTACCGGCAGGACATGGCCGCGCTGGGCGTGCAGCCGCCGGACCTGGAGCCGGAGGCCACCGCGCACATCCCGCAGATCGTGGCGATGATCGAGCGCCTGATCGGCAGCGGCCATGCCTACGCCGCCGAGGGCCATGTGCTGTTCGCGGTGGGCAGCTTCCCCGGCTACGGCAAGCTGTCGCGGCGCGATCCGGAGGAGATGCTGGCCGGCGCCCGCGTCGAGGTCGCCCCGTACAAGCGCGACCCCGGCGATTTCGTGCTGTGGAAGCCGTCCAGCGACGACCTGCCGGGCTGGCAATCGCCATGGGGCCGCGGTCGCCCCGGCTGGCATATCGAATGCTCGGCGATGGCCGCCGCGCACCTGGGCGAGACCATCGACATCCACGCCGGCGGCGTGGACCTGCAGTTCCCGCACCACGAGAACGAGATCGCGCAGAGCGAATGCGCCCATGGCGGGGCCACCTTCGCCCGTTTCTGGTTGCACAACGGCATGCTCAACTTCAGCGGCGCGAAGATGAGCAAGTCGCTGGGCAACATCGAGACCGTGCACGACCTGATCGCCAAGCATCCGCCGGAAGCGCTGCGCTATGCGCTGTTGAGCGCGCACTATCGGCAACCGCTGGACTGGTCCGAGGCGCTGATCGAACAGTGCAAGAACACCCTGGACCGGCTGTACGGCACCCTGCGCGCGCTGGACGCGATCGAGGCCACCGCGGCGATCCCGCAAGCGATCGAAACCGCGCTGGACGACGATCTCAACACCCCGCAGGCGCTGGCCGAAGTGGCGCGGATCGCGACCGTGGCGCGGCAACTGCTCGCGCCGGCCGGCGGTCCCGACGCAGCGCGCGACGCGCAGTTGCAAGCGCAATTGCAGCAGGCCAAGTCCGACCTGCTCGGTGCCGGTCTGGCGCTGGGCCTGCTGCAGCAGACGCCCGAGGCCTGGTTCAACCGCGGCGTCGGCGACGGCGACGATGCGCGCATCCAGGCGCTGATCGACGCGCGCAGCGCCGCCAAGAAGAACCGCGACTTCGCCCAGGCCGATGCGATCCGCCAGGAGCTGGCCGACGAAGGCATTGTCCTGGAGGACACGCCGCAGGGCGTACGCTGGAAGCGCGGGTGA
- a CDS encoding SufE family protein, giving the protein MTETDFPLEPTPAAAQAAIAEEFGFFGDWSERYQYLIDLGRKLPAFPEEWKTEEHRLHGCQSMVWIVPEGDAQRLVFHAISDSAIVSGLIYLALRVYSGRSAAEILATAPDFVAAIGLGKHLSPTRSNGLAALLAFIQDSARAQA; this is encoded by the coding sequence ATGACCGAGACCGATTTCCCGCTCGAACCCACGCCCGCCGCCGCCCAGGCCGCCATCGCCGAGGAATTCGGCTTCTTCGGCGACTGGTCCGAGCGCTACCAGTACCTGATCGACCTGGGCCGCAAGCTGCCCGCCTTCCCCGAGGAATGGAAGACCGAGGAGCATCGCCTGCACGGCTGCCAGTCGATGGTGTGGATCGTGCCCGAGGGCGATGCGCAGCGCCTGGTGTTCCATGCGATCAGCGATTCGGCGATCGTCTCCGGGCTGATCTACCTGGCGTTGCGGGTCTACTCCGGACGCAGCGCGGCCGAGATCCTGGCCACCGCGCCGGACTTCGTCGCCGCGATCGGCCTGGGCAAGCATCTGTCGCCGACCCGCAGCAACGGCCTGGCCGCGCTCCTGGCCTTCATCCAGGACAGCGCGCGCGCGCAGGCATGA